The genomic stretch AAGAGGCCACTGACGAATGCATGGGCGCTCTTGCTTCTCAACTGAAAAAGAAGAAAGAGAAAAGCAGAAGAAGCATGGCTCGCAGAAAAGAGTCGGCAAAATTCTCCGAGTAAATTTTTTCTTCCATAAATTTTTTCCGCATTTTGTTCGCAGAACGAAATGTTTTCTACTTTTGCCGTTCGTTTTTTGAATTTTATTTTTTATTATCGGAATTTTTTTTGATAAATAAAATTTGGGCGGCTGAATAAAATAATCAGCCAGCGTAGCTCAGCTGGTAGAGCAACTGACTTGTAATCAGTAGGTCGGGGGTTCGATCCCCTTCGCTGGCTCGTTCTTAAAAAAGTTGGGGAGATAGCCAAGTGGTCAAAGGCAACAGACTGTAAATCTGTCCTCTTCGGAGTTCCAAGGTTCAAATCCTTGTCTCCCCACAAAGTGAAAAAATAATTAAGCGGAAGTAGCTCAATGGTAGAGCTTCAGCCTTCCAAGCTGAATGTTGCGGGTTCGAGTCCCGTCTTCCGCTCAAGCATTGCGGATTTCGGATTGTTACAATTGCGAATTAAAATCCGCAATTTAAAATTCGCAATCCGCAATATTCATTTGCCAATGTAGCTCAGTTGGTAGAGCACATCCATGGTAAGGATGAGGTCACCAGTTCGATCCTGGTCATTGGCTCAGATGAAAGAAATTATTGGTGTTTACATTCTTCAATGTAAGAATGAAAGATATTATATTGGAAGTTCAAAGGATATAAAACTAAGATTTGAACAACATCAAAATGGTTCAGTAAAGGCAACAAAATATATTTTACCTGTTGCTTTAAAAGCAATAATATCTTGCTCAGATTCGACAGAAGCAAGAAAACTTGAATGGAAAATTAAGAAAAGCAAAAGCAGA from Bacteroidota bacterium encodes the following:
- a CDS encoding GIY-YIG nuclease family protein, which codes for MKEIIGVYILQCKNERYYIGSSKDIKLRFEQHQNGSVKATKYILPVALKAIISCSDSTEARKLEWKIKKSKSRKVIEELISQYPHRG